A window of the Haloarcula litorea genome harbors these coding sequences:
- a CDS encoding DUF357 domain-containing protein: MAADIAEKTDRYEGLLADALDAAEIAPPEGTPMHDAALDCEEMAAAYLDDGRHFRAEDDPVNALASFSYGHAWLDAGARIGLFDVPTEGHLFTQ; the protein is encoded by the coding sequence ATGGCCGCCGACATCGCGGAGAAGACCGACCGCTACGAGGGACTGCTCGCCGACGCGCTCGACGCCGCCGAGATCGCGCCGCCGGAGGGGACGCCGATGCACGACGCCGCCTTGGACTGCGAGGAGATGGCGGCGGCGTACCTCGACGACGGCCGCCACTTCCGGGCCGAGGACGATCCCGTGAACGCGCTGGCGTCGTTCTCCTACGGTCACGCGTGGCTGGACGCCGGCGCGCGCATCGGCCTGTTCGACGTGCCGACCGAGGGGCACCTGTTCACGCAGTGA
- a CDS encoding NAD(P)/FAD-dependent oxidoreductase, giving the protein MTATEEHRRLIVAGTGIAGLTAAIYAGRSNNDPLVLEGDEPGGQLTLTSEVENYPGFPEGISGPDLINEMKEQAEQFGAEIEHGVVESVDDSERPFRVELSNGDVYTCDAFVAASGASARTLGIPGEDDLMGYGVSTCATCDGAFFRGEDMLVVGGGDAAFEEAHFLTKFADTVYLAHRREEFRAEDYWIDKVGKKVEEGEIELLRNTELLEVHGSPEDGVDHVTLATNETGYPSEHLDDAETETYDFDVGAVFVAIGHTPNTEYLEDTGVELDDTGYIQTRGGKGGNQTATGVEGLFGAGDVVDYHYQQAVTAAGMGCKAAIDADGYLEDLDDAAAEPEAAEADD; this is encoded by the coding sequence ATGACAGCCACCGAGGAACACCGACGGCTCATCGTCGCCGGGACAGGGATCGCGGGCCTCACCGCGGCCATCTACGCGGGCCGGAGCAACAACGACCCACTCGTGCTGGAGGGGGACGAACCGGGCGGGCAGCTCACCCTCACCAGCGAGGTGGAGAACTACCCCGGCTTCCCGGAGGGAATCTCCGGCCCGGACCTCATCAACGAGATGAAAGAACAGGCCGAGCAGTTCGGGGCCGAGATCGAACACGGCGTGGTCGAATCCGTCGACGACAGCGAGCGCCCCTTCCGGGTCGAGCTCTCGAACGGCGACGTCTACACCTGCGACGCGTTCGTCGCCGCCTCCGGGGCCAGCGCCCGGACGCTCGGGATCCCGGGCGAGGACGACCTGATGGGCTACGGCGTCTCGACGTGTGCCACCTGCGACGGCGCGTTCTTCCGCGGCGAGGACATGCTCGTCGTCGGCGGCGGCGACGCCGCCTTCGAGGAGGCCCACTTCCTCACGAAGTTCGCCGACACCGTCTACCTGGCCCACCGCCGCGAGGAGTTCCGCGCGGAGGACTACTGGATCGACAAGGTCGGGAAGAAGGTCGAGGAAGGCGAGATCGAACTCCTCCGCAACACGGAGCTGCTGGAGGTCCACGGCTCGCCCGAGGACGGCGTCGACCACGTCACCCTCGCGACCAACGAGACCGGCTACCCCTCGGAACACCTCGACGACGCCGAGACGGAGACCTACGACTTCGACGTAGGGGCCGTCTTCGTCGCCATCGGCCACACGCCGAACACGGAGTACCTCGAGGACACCGGGGTCGAACTGGACGACACCGGCTACATCCAGACCCGGGGCGGGAAGGGCGGGAACCAGACCGCCACCGGCGTCGAGGGGCTGTTCGGGGCCGGCGACGTCGTCGACTACCACTACCAGCAGGCTGTCACGGCCGCCGGGATGGGCTGTAAGGCCGCCATCGACGCCGACGGCTACCTCGAGGACCTCGACGACGCCGCGGCCGAACCGGAGGCCGCCGAGGCCGACGACTGA
- a CDS encoding SRPBCC domain-containing protein → MRTIETTIDVDATPEELWETLVAFEDYPEWNPFVTAIEGVPAVGERLSVTVDPPRGRGMTFRPRVTAAEPGERLEWLGRLVVPGLFDGRHEFRIEGLGGGRSRLLHRESFTGLLVGLLLDESDVRAGFEAANAAFKTRVEERVAAAGDAPNGPVTA, encoded by the coding sequence ATGCGAACAATCGAGACAACGATCGACGTCGACGCCACGCCCGAGGAACTCTGGGAGACGCTGGTGGCCTTCGAGGACTACCCCGAGTGGAACCCGTTCGTGACGGCCATCGAGGGAGTCCCCGCGGTGGGCGAACGCCTCTCGGTGACGGTCGACCCGCCGCGGGGTCGCGGGATGACGTTCCGGCCCCGCGTCACCGCCGCCGAGCCCGGCGAACGCCTCGAGTGGCTGGGCCGGCTCGTCGTCCCCGGCCTGTTCGACGGCCGACACGAGTTCCGCATCGAGGGCCTCGGCGGGGGTCGCTCGCGACTGCTCCACCGCGAGTCGTTCACCGGCCTGCTCGTCGGGCTCCTACTCGACGAGTCGGACGTCCGCGCGGGGTTCGAGGCGGCCAACGCGGCGTTCAAGACACGGGTCGAGGAGCGAGTGGCGGCCGCCGGCGACGCGCCGAACGGTCCAGTCACGGCCTGA
- a CDS encoding DUF7545 family protein, producing the protein MAPDTVTLTVEGEEESEELTVPADLLDMLREQPDESDAQVVGDIAMFGLAQRIHGAVHHSQGDADEEIAELETLTLDLFEKRFGASFAELTGHDH; encoded by the coding sequence ATGGCACCCGACACTGTCACGCTCACCGTCGAGGGCGAGGAGGAGTCCGAGGAACTGACCGTCCCCGCCGACCTGCTGGACATGCTCCGCGAGCAGCCCGACGAGTCCGACGCACAGGTCGTCGGCGACATCGCGATGTTCGGTCTCGCACAGCGCATCCACGGTGCCGTCCACCACTCGCAGGGCGACGCCGACGAGGAGATCGCGGAGCTGGAGACGCTGACGCTGGACCTCTTCGAGAAGCGGTTCGGTGCCTCCTTCGCCGAACTGACCGGCCACGACCACTGA
- a CDS encoding 2,5-diamino-6-(ribosylamino)-4(3H)-pyrimidinone 5'-phosphate reductase: MHVVVNAAMSADGKLSSRRREQVTVSGPDDFDRVDRLRADSDAVMVGVGTVLADDPSLTVDDPERRAARTERGDSENPARVVADSRVRTPPDAQVLDDAAETYLLTSEAAPTDFVEQMEAAGAYVLAAGEERVDLTTALGKLEGEGVERLMVEGGGELIFGLFEEGLVDELSVYVGAMIIGGRDAPTLADGDGFVEEFPALELESVERVDDGVLLRWSV; the protein is encoded by the coding sequence ATGCACGTCGTCGTCAACGCCGCGATGAGCGCCGACGGCAAACTCTCCTCGCGGCGGCGCGAACAGGTGACGGTGTCGGGACCGGACGACTTCGACCGGGTGGACCGGCTCCGGGCCGACAGCGACGCGGTGATGGTCGGCGTCGGGACGGTGCTCGCCGACGACCCCTCGCTGACCGTCGACGATCCGGAGCGGCGGGCCGCCCGGACCGAGCGCGGCGACTCCGAGAACCCGGCTCGAGTCGTCGCCGACTCCCGGGTGCGGACGCCGCCGGACGCACAGGTGCTGGACGACGCCGCCGAGACGTACCTCCTGACGAGCGAGGCCGCGCCCACCGACTTCGTCGAGCAGATGGAGGCGGCCGGGGCCTACGTCCTCGCCGCGGGCGAGGAACGGGTGGATCTCACGACTGCGCTGGGCAAGCTCGAAGGCGAGGGCGTCGAGCGGCTGATGGTCGAGGGCGGCGGCGAACTCATCTTCGGCCTGTTCGAGGAGGGGCTGGTCGACGAGCTGTCGGTGTACGTCGGGGCGATGATAATCGGCGGCCGGGACGCCCCCACCCTGGCCGACGGCGACGGGTTCGTCGAGGAGTTCCCGGCGCTGGAGCTGGAGTCGGTCGAGCGGGTCGACGACGGCGTCCTGCTCCGCTGGTCGGTGTAG
- a CDS encoding Single-stranded DNA binding protein — MSLEDHAEELASDLGVDKEEVRRDLENLVEYSVPMDEAKQSLRRKYGDGEGGGGGGDAPSSKAIADVSPEDSNVTVTAVVLTAGRRSIQYNGEEHVIREGELADESGRISYTAWDGFETDLEPGQTLQLGNAGVREWDGEPELNLGGSTNATAVDESLSVDAEVGGERSLADLEPGDRGVTVAVRVLECETKTIDGRNGETEILSGVLGDESGRLPFTDWDPHDGIATDESVRIEETFVREFRGAPSVNVSEFSTVTTLSTPVAVAEDAPRMSVGEAIESGGQFDVELAGNVIEIRDGSGLIERCPECGRVVQQGQCRSHGAVEGEDDLRTKAILDDGTGTVTAILDDDLTAEIYGGDLDDAREHARDAMDKEVVADRIAERVVGREFVVRGSLSIDEYGANLNATTFAEAEDDPAERARTLLAEVDG; from the coding sequence ATGTCTCTCGAAGACCATGCCGAGGAACTCGCCTCCGACCTCGGCGTCGACAAAGAGGAGGTCAGACGCGACCTGGAGAACCTCGTGGAGTACTCCGTCCCGATGGACGAGGCCAAGCAGAGCCTCCGCCGGAAGTACGGCGACGGCGAGGGCGGTGGCGGCGGTGGCGACGCCCCGTCGAGCAAGGCCATCGCCGACGTCTCGCCCGAGGACTCGAACGTGACCGTCACCGCCGTCGTCCTCACCGCGGGCCGGCGGTCAATCCAGTACAACGGCGAGGAGCACGTCATCCGCGAGGGTGAGCTGGCCGACGAGTCCGGCCGCATCTCCTACACGGCGTGGGACGGCTTCGAGACCGACCTCGAACCGGGCCAGACGCTCCAGTTGGGCAACGCCGGCGTCCGCGAGTGGGACGGCGAGCCCGAGCTGAACCTCGGGGGAAGCACGAACGCGACGGCCGTCGACGAGTCGCTTTCCGTCGACGCCGAGGTCGGCGGCGAGCGGTCGCTGGCCGACCTCGAACCCGGCGACCGCGGCGTCACCGTCGCGGTCCGGGTCCTCGAGTGCGAGACGAAGACCATCGACGGCCGGAACGGGGAGACGGAGATCCTCAGCGGCGTGCTGGGCGACGAGAGCGGTCGCCTCCCGTTCACCGACTGGGACCCCCACGACGGGATCGCCACGGACGAGTCCGTCCGCATCGAGGAGACGTTCGTCCGCGAGTTCCGCGGCGCGCCCTCCGTGAACGTCTCGGAGTTCTCGACGGTGACGACGCTTTCGACGCCCGTCGCCGTCGCCGAGGACGCCCCGCGGATGAGCGTCGGCGAGGCAATCGAGAGCGGCGGTCAGTTCGACGTGGAGCTGGCCGGCAACGTCATCGAGATCCGCGACGGCTCCGGGCTCATCGAGCGCTGCCCGGAGTGTGGCCGCGTCGTCCAGCAGGGCCAGTGTCGCTCTCACGGTGCCGTCGAGGGCGAGGACGACCTGCGGACGAAGGCCATCCTCGACGACGGGACCGGCACCGTCACGGCCATCCTCGACGACGACCTCACGGCCGAGATCTACGGCGGCGACCTCGACGACGCCCGCGAGCACGCCCGCGACGCGATGGACAAGGAGGTCGTCGCCGACCGGATCGCCGAGCGGGTCGTCGGCCGCGAGTTCGTCGTCCGCGGGTCGCTCTCGATCGACGAGTACGGCGCGAACCTCAACGCGACGACGTTCGCGGAGGCCGAGGACGACCCCGCCGAGCGTGCGCGGACGCTGCTCGCGGAGGTGGACGGATGA
- a CDS encoding RPA family protein, whose amino-acid sequence MSEADGGPGRREVAHRLFAAEFDDADFSYSESDEERAPNYVVTPTGARVNRLFVVGVLTEIEQVNEEVLRARVVDPTGPFVVYAGQYQPDALAFLEAVEPPLFVAVTGKARTFEPEDGDRVFTSIRPESVSEVDAATRDRWVVQAAEQTVERVARMASAKQSGLTGDALRESLLDSGTDESLAAGIPIALDHYGTTGDYLDAVRDLALDATRVVAGDLDEAGTLSRSPGEGTDDPVPVLAATELETDVGTPATSADEAGGSASQDERVSTAEDGDAGTEPTVDESESLGTADATPDEGETVEPTADEPTVEDTESAAVDEADADAVGAGDEFDSGTAATGGDDLGDFDAGDAPAADEDDEVGDFDGEFELDEDEREEIESEYGTDFSTGTEVEDPGEADIDTPDPDDLAEAEETGAPAGAADADGAPESAGAPAGNESAPPDETAATGEAVTETPETATDETTPEETESGDEPAAEDVDLEDAVMETMAELNDGDGADREAVRDAVVERYGADPEAVEDAIQDALMGGRCYEPEDGKLTPI is encoded by the coding sequence ATGAGCGAAGCCGACGGCGGGCCCGGCCGACGCGAGGTCGCCCACCGGCTGTTCGCCGCGGAGTTCGACGACGCGGACTTCTCGTACTCCGAGTCCGACGAGGAGCGAGCGCCGAACTACGTCGTCACGCCGACCGGCGCGCGGGTGAACCGCCTGTTCGTCGTCGGCGTCCTCACCGAGATCGAACAGGTCAACGAGGAGGTGCTGCGGGCCCGCGTCGTCGACCCGACCGGCCCGTTCGTGGTCTACGCCGGCCAGTACCAGCCCGACGCGCTGGCGTTCCTCGAGGCCGTCGAGCCGCCGCTGTTCGTCGCGGTGACCGGCAAGGCCCGAACCTTCGAACCGGAAGACGGCGACCGCGTGTTCACCTCGATCCGGCCAGAGTCCGTCAGCGAGGTCGACGCCGCCACCCGGGATCGCTGGGTCGTCCAGGCCGCCGAACAGACCGTCGAACGGGTCGCCCGGATGGCCAGCGCGAAACAGTCCGGGCTGACCGGCGACGCGCTCCGGGAGTCGCTGCTGGACTCGGGGACCGACGAGAGCCTCGCGGCCGGCATCCCGATCGCGCTGGACCACTACGGCACGACCGGTGACTACCTCGACGCGGTCCGCGACCTCGCGCTCGACGCGACCCGCGTCGTCGCCGGCGACCTCGACGAGGCCGGGACACTGTCGCGCTCCCCCGGCGAGGGCACCGACGACCCGGTGCCGGTGCTGGCGGCGACCGAACTGGAGACAGACGTCGGAACGCCGGCGACCAGCGCCGACGAGGCCGGCGGTTCGGCGAGCCAGGACGAACGCGTCTCGACGGCCGAGGACGGGGACGCCGGGACCGAGCCGACGGTCGACGAGTCGGAGTCGCTCGGGACCGCCGACGCGACCCCCGACGAGGGCGAGACGGTCGAGCCGACGGCCGACGAGCCGACCGTCGAGGACACCGAATCGGCGGCCGTCGACGAGGCCGACGCGGACGCCGTCGGGGCGGGGGACGAGTTCGACTCGGGGACCGCGGCGACCGGGGGCGACGACCTGGGGGACTTCGACGCCGGCGACGCCCCGGCGGCCGACGAGGACGACGAGGTCGGCGACTTCGACGGGGAGTTCGAACTCGACGAGGACGAGCGCGAGGAGATCGAGAGCGAGTACGGCACCGACTTCTCGACCGGGACGGAGGTCGAGGACCCGGGCGAGGCCGACATCGACACGCCCGATCCCGACGACCTCGCGGAGGCCGAGGAGACCGGCGCTCCGGCGGGTGCGGCCGACGCCGACGGCGCGCCCGAGTCGGCCGGCGCACCCGCGGGCAACGAGTCCGCGCCGCCGGACGAGACGGCGGCGACGGGTGAGGCCGTCACCGAGACGCCCGAGACCGCGACCGACGAGACGACGCCCGAGGAGACCGAGAGCGGCGACGAACCGGCCGCCGAGGACGTCGACCTCGAGGACGCCGTGATGGAGACGATGGCGGAGCTCAACGACGGCGACGGTGCCGACCGCGAGGCCGTCCGCGACGCGGTCGTCGAGCGGTACGGCGCGGACCCCGAGGCCGTCGAGGACGCCATCCAGGACGCGCTGATGGGCGGGCGCTGCTACGAGCCCGAGGACGGCAAGCTGACGCCGATCTGA
- a CDS encoding metallophosphoesterase, protein MRVEPVPDSPAATVETDGERLLAVADYHAGIEAGLRYEGVELASAAESRRERLLALVDRSGADRVVVLGDLGHAIGDPFDDERAELTALFDALAVPVTLVKGNHDGDLEGVLSDLAADVTVTPGHGVRIGDVGFAHGHTWPAPDVLRADVICLGHEHPVVRLEDAVGGTRKERAWLRGSLRREPFAEQFDEVPDVTADAVVFPAFNDRSGGTWVNVEGQSFLAPFLPNALADAEAFLLDGTRLGRYDEV, encoded by the coding sequence ATGCGCGTCGAACCCGTTCCCGACTCGCCGGCCGCCACCGTCGAGACAGACGGCGAACGGCTGCTGGCGGTGGCGGACTACCACGCCGGCATCGAGGCCGGCCTCCGCTACGAGGGGGTCGAACTCGCCTCCGCCGCCGAGTCCCGCCGGGAGCGCCTGCTCGCGCTCGTCGACCGGAGCGGGGCCGACCGCGTCGTCGTCCTCGGCGACCTCGGGCACGCCATCGGCGACCCGTTCGACGACGAGCGGGCCGAGCTGACGGCGCTGTTCGACGCCCTCGCCGTCCCGGTGACGCTGGTGAAGGGGAACCACGACGGCGATCTGGAAGGGGTCCTGTCCGACCTCGCCGCCGACGTGACGGTGACGCCCGGCCACGGGGTCCGGATCGGCGACGTGGGGTTCGCGCACGGCCACACGTGGCCCGCGCCCGACGTGTTGCGCGCGGACGTGATCTGTCTGGGCCACGAGCATCCCGTCGTCAGGCTGGAGGACGCCGTCGGTGGCACCCGCAAGGAGCGGGCGTGGCTCCGGGGATCGCTCCGGCGAGAGCCGTTCGCCGAGCAGTTCGACGAGGTCCCCGACGTGACCGCCGACGCCGTCGTGTTCCCGGCGTTCAACGACCGCTCGGGCGGGACGTGGGTCAACGTCGAGGGCCAGTCGTTCCTCGCCCCGTTCCTGCCGAACGCGCTCGCCGACGCCGAGGCGTTCCTGCTCGACGGGACCAGACTCGGGCGGTACGACGAGGTGTAG
- a CDS encoding prepilin peptidase, producing MHTSPLDLVRLLAVPFLAWAAWTDLRTRRIPNRVWRPVFLVAGASLAVELWGLLGRVGTVSARIELAAMAISVGVIGPLAYLFWAFGGFGGADAKAVLAMALFVPTYPSYHLFGYRLPLHPTGLDSFAFTFFVNTVVVGAVFPLVLVAANLARGHVSWLALFGRRVDSDSVAQRHGRLLETPSGTTLSGLDLDALRMYLTWRDATLAEVRDAPARFRDPDSLPAERAAPGDGRVATDGGERIDDDETGSATRDPDGTAGDGPPSGADFDDPWAAERFLAEIDGSAYGTDPETLRAGLDTLTARDRVWYSPGFPYVVPMLGGLLLGLTVGDLLTIALSLL from the coding sequence GTGCACACGTCCCCGCTGGACCTCGTCCGTCTGCTCGCCGTCCCCTTCCTCGCGTGGGCCGCCTGGACGGACCTGCGGACCCGCCGCATCCCCAACCGCGTGTGGCGGCCGGTCTTCCTCGTCGCCGGGGCCTCGCTGGCCGTCGAGCTGTGGGGCCTGCTCGGCCGGGTCGGGACCGTCTCGGCCCGCATCGAACTCGCGGCGATGGCGATCAGCGTCGGCGTGATCGGGCCGCTGGCGTACCTCTTCTGGGCGTTCGGCGGCTTCGGCGGCGCGGACGCGAAGGCTGTGCTCGCGATGGCGCTGTTCGTCCCCACGTACCCGAGCTACCACCTCTTCGGGTATCGACTTCCCCTGCACCCCACCGGCCTGGACAGCTTCGCGTTCACCTTCTTCGTCAACACCGTCGTCGTCGGCGCGGTGTTCCCGCTGGTCCTCGTGGCCGCCAACCTCGCCCGCGGTCACGTCTCCTGGCTCGCGCTGTTCGGCCGGCGGGTCGACAGCGACAGCGTCGCTCAGCGCCACGGTCGGCTGCTGGAGACGCCGTCGGGGACGACGCTCTCGGGCCTCGATCTCGACGCCCTCCGGATGTACCTGACCTGGCGCGACGCCACGCTGGCCGAGGTCCGCGACGCGCCGGCGCGGTTCCGCGACCCCGACTCGCTGCCGGCGGAGCGCGCGGCCCCGGGCGACGGCCGGGTGGCGACCGACGGCGGCGAGCGGATCGACGACGACGAGACGGGGTCGGCGACCCGCGATCCGGACGGGACGGCTGGCGACGGCCCCCCGTCCGGTGCGGACTTCGACGACCCGTGGGCCGCCGAGCGGTTCCTCGCAGAGATCGACGGGTCGGCCTACGGCACCGATCCCGAGACGCTCCGGGCCGGGCTGGACACGCTGACGGCCCGCGATCGGGTCTGGTACTCGCCGGGGTTCCCGTACGTCGTGCCGATGCTCGGCGGCCTCCTCTTGGGACTGACCGTCGGCGACCTGCTGACGATCGCCCTGTCGCTGCTCTAG
- a CDS encoding creatininase family protein: MYLADEAWPDLGSYFESESLALVPLGSTEQHGPHLPEGTDHIIAESFARRAAAETGYLCTPTVNIGVSPHHRQFHGTMSVDAPAFRDYVESLTRSLASHGIDRVIYVNAHGGNVEHLREVGRRVRDDGTMYAIEWMWDESITDRIEAVFETPGPHGGPKETSLIQYLAGDLVHEDRIEDARDGGLLEFDESTGRVHGARTFYDAIDNTENGVLGDQTDASAEVGEDLFEAALDQLCKLCEWLDDQPRDALMPPDHV; encoded by the coding sequence ATGTATCTCGCCGACGAGGCGTGGCCCGACCTCGGATCGTACTTCGAGTCGGAGTCGCTGGCGCTGGTGCCGCTGGGCTCGACCGAACAGCACGGCCCCCACCTCCCCGAGGGGACCGACCACATCATCGCGGAGTCGTTCGCCCGCCGGGCCGCCGCGGAGACCGGCTACCTCTGTACGCCGACGGTCAACATCGGCGTCAGCCCGCACCACCGGCAGTTCCACGGGACGATGTCCGTCGACGCGCCGGCGTTTCGCGACTACGTCGAGAGCCTCACCCGCAGCCTCGCGTCCCACGGCATCGACCGCGTGATCTACGTCAACGCCCACGGCGGCAACGTCGAGCACCTCCGGGAGGTCGGCCGGCGAGTCCGCGACGACGGGACGATGTACGCCATCGAGTGGATGTGGGACGAGTCGATCACCGACCGCATCGAGGCGGTCTTCGAGACGCCCGGTCCCCACGGCGGGCCGAAGGAGACCTCGCTGATCCAGTATCTCGCCGGCGACCTCGTCCACGAGGACCGCATCGAGGACGCCCGGGACGGCGGTCTGCTGGAGTTCGACGAGTCGACCGGCCGGGTGCACGGTGCCCGGACGTTCTACGACGCCATCGACAACACGGAAAACGGCGTGCTGGGCGACCAGACCGACGCCTCCGCCGAGGTCGGCGAGGACCTGTTCGAGGCCGCCCTGGACCAGCTCTGCAAGCTCTGTGAGTGGCTCGACGACCAGCCGCGGGACGCGCTGATGCCCCCCGACCACGTCTAG